The Apodemus sylvaticus chromosome 5, mApoSyl1.1, whole genome shotgun sequence genome has a segment encoding these proteins:
- the Med22 gene encoding mediator of RNA polymerase II transcription subunit 22 isoform X1: MAQQRALPQSKETLLQSYNKRLKDDIKSIMDNFTEIIKTAKIEDETQVSRATQGEQDNYEMHVRAANIVRAGESLMKLVSDLKQFLILNDFPSVNEAIDQRNQQLRALQEECDRKLVTLRDEVSIDLYELEEEYYSSSSSLCEANDLPLCEAYWRLDLDTDSADGLSAPLLASPETGAGPLQPAASVHSHGGGPGPAEHT, translated from the exons ATGGCCCAGCAGAGAGCCCTGCCCCAGAGCAAGGAGACGCTGCTGCAGTCATACAACAAGCGGCTCAAAGACGACATCAAGTCCATCATGGACAACTTCACCGAGATCATCAAGACCGCCAAG ATTGAGGATGAGACACAGGTGTCGCGGGCTACTCAGGGCGAACAGGACAATTATGAGATGCACGTTCGAGCTGCCAACATC GTCCGAGCTGGCGAGTCACTGATGAAGCTGGTATCTGATCTCAAGCAGTTTCTGATCCTCAATGACTTCCCATCTGTGAATGAAGCCATTGACCAGCGTAACCAGCAGCTTCGAGCCCTGCAGGAGGAGTGTGATCGAAAGCTCGTCACCCTGAGGGATGAGGTCTCCATCGACCTGTACGAGCTGGAGGAGGAGTACTACTCGTCCAG CTCAAGTCTCTGCGAAGCTAATGACCTGCCTCTATGTGAAGCTTACTGGAGGCTGGACCTCGACACAGATTCTGCTGATGGCCTCTCAGCCCCTCTTCTGGCGTCCCCGGAGACTGGTGCTGGTCCCTTGCAGCCTGCAGCCTCTGTCCATTCCCATGGTGGTGGCCCTGGCCCTGCAGAACATACCTGA
- the Med22 gene encoding mediator of RNA polymerase II transcription subunit 22 isoform X2 has protein sequence MAQQRALPQSKETLLQSYNKRLKDDIKSIMDNFTEIIKTAKVRAGESLMKLVSDLKQFLILNDFPSVNEAIDQRNQQLRALQEECDRKLVTLRDEVSIDLYELEEEYYSSSSSLCEANDLPLCEAYWRLDLDTDSADGLSAPLLASPETGAGPLQPAASVHSHGGGPGPAEHT, from the exons ATGGCCCAGCAGAGAGCCCTGCCCCAGAGCAAGGAGACGCTGCTGCAGTCATACAACAAGCGGCTCAAAGACGACATCAAGTCCATCATGGACAACTTCACCGAGATCATCAAGACCGCCAAG GTCCGAGCTGGCGAGTCACTGATGAAGCTGGTATCTGATCTCAAGCAGTTTCTGATCCTCAATGACTTCCCATCTGTGAATGAAGCCATTGACCAGCGTAACCAGCAGCTTCGAGCCCTGCAGGAGGAGTGTGATCGAAAGCTCGTCACCCTGAGGGATGAGGTCTCCATCGACCTGTACGAGCTGGAGGAGGAGTACTACTCGTCCAG CTCAAGTCTCTGCGAAGCTAATGACCTGCCTCTATGTGAAGCTTACTGGAGGCTGGACCTCGACACAGATTCTGCTGATGGCCTCTCAGCCCCTCTTCTGGCGTCCCCGGAGACTGGTGCTGGTCCCTTGCAGCCTGCAGCCTCTGTCCATTCCCATGGTGGTGGCCCTGGCCCTGCAGAACATACCTGA
- the Rpl7a gene encoding 60S ribosomal protein L7a: MPKGKKAKGKKVAPAPAVVKKQEAKKVVNPLFEKRPKNFGIGQDIQPKRDLTRFVKWPRYIRLQRQRAILYKRLKVPPAINQFTQALDRQTATQLLKLAHKYRPETKQEKKQRLLARAEKKAAGKGDVPTKRPPVLRAGVNTVTTLVENKKAQLVVIAHDVDPIELVVFLPALCRKMGVPYCIIKGKARLGRLVHRKTCTTVAFTQVNSEDKGALAKLVEAIRTNYNDRYDEIRRHWGGNVLGPKSVARIAKLEKAKAKELATKLG, from the exons ATG cctaaaggaaagaaggccaaggGGAAGAAGGTGGCCCCGGCCCCCGCCGTCGTCAAGAAACAGGAGGCCAAGAAGGTGGTCAACcctttgtttgagaaaaggcccAAGAACTTCGGCATTG GGCAGGACATCCAGCCCAAAAGAGACCTAACACGCTTCGTCAAATGGCCCCGCTACATCAGGCTGCAGCGGCAGAGAGCCATCCTCTATAAGCGGCTCAAAGTACCTCCTGCCATTAACCagttcacccaggccctggacaggcAAACAG CTACGCAGCTGCTTAAGCTTGCCCACAAGTACAGGCCAGAGACCAAGCAGGAGAAGAAGCAGAGGCTGCTGGCCCGTGCTGAGAAGAAAGCCGCTGGCAAAGGGGACGTCCCCACTAAGAGACCCCCCGTCCTCCGAGCAg GAGTCAACACAGTCACCACCTTggtggagaacaagaaggctcagctggtggtgATTGCCCATGATGTAGACCCCATTGAG CTGGTGGTgttcctgcctgccctgtgtaGAAAGATGGGCGTGCCCTACTGCATCatcaagggaaaggccaggctggggcGCCTGGTCCATAGGAAGACATGCACCActgttgccttcacacaggttaaCTC GGAAGACAAGGgtgctctggctaagctggtggaaGCTATCCGGACCAATTATAATGACAGATATGACGAG ATCCGCCGCCACTGGGGAGGCAACGTCCTGGGTCCTAAGTCTGTGGCTCGCATtgccaagctggaaaaggcaaaggctaaAGAACTCGCCACTAAATTGGGTTAA
- the LOC127685107 gene encoding surfeit locus protein 1 isoform X4, whose protein sequence is MIGDAHLTPQPPREAERRPGRKQISPSRKCSKMAAVMALAVLRRQMTRSPQWAYAGPVQRRKWKLKVIAELESRVMAEPIPLPADPMELKDLEYRPVKVRGHFDHSKELYIMPRTMVDPVREAREAGRMSSSTESGAHVVTPLHCSDLGVTILVNRGFVPRKKVNPETRQKGQVLGEVDLVGIVRLTENRKPFVPENNPEKNHWYYRDLEAMAKITGADPIFIDADFQSTTPGGPIGGQTRVTLRNEHMQYIITWYGLCAATLYLWFQKFVRRAPGV, encoded by the exons ATGATCGGAGATGCCCATCTGACGCCGCAGCCACCACGTGAGGCAGAGCGCCGTCCCGGAAGGAAGCAGATTTCTCCGTCCCGGAAGTGTTCAAAGATGGCTGCTGTGATGGCTTTGGCTGTGCTACGGCGACAGATGACGCGCTCGCCGCAATGGGCCTACGCGGGGCCG GTCCAGCGTCGGAAATGGAAGCTGAAAGTTATTGCAGAATTAGAGTCTCGAGTCATGGCTGAGCCCATCCCTCTACCTGCAGA cCCAATGGAACTCAAAGACTTGGAGTATAGGCCAGTGAAGGTCAGGGGGCATTTTGATCACTCCAAAGAGCTGTACATAATGCCTCGGACCATGGTGGACCCTGTCCGAGAGGCCCGTGAGGCTGGCAGAATGTCCTCCTCAACCGAAAGTGGGGCCCATGTAGTCACTCCTCTCCATTGCTCTGACTTGGG AGTCACCATCCTGGTTAATAGAGGGTTCGTTCCCAGGAAGAAAGTGAATCCTGAGACCAGGCAGAAAGGCCAG GTTCTGGGAGAAGTAGACCTAGTTGGCATAGTGAGGCTGACAGAAAACAGGAAGCCTTTTGTTCCAGAGAATAATccagaaaaaaatcactggtATTATCGAGATCTGGAAGCTATGGCCAAGATAACAGGAGCAGACCCCATCTTCATTGATGCAGACTTCC AGAGCACGACCCCTGGAGGACCCATTGGAGGTCAGACAAGAGTAACTCTTCGGAATGAACACATGCAGTACATCATCACCTG GTATGGACTATGTGCAGCCACATTATATTTGTGGTTCCAAAAGTTTGTACGAAGAGCACCAGGTGTGTGA
- the LOC127685107 gene encoding surfeit locus protein 1 isoform X1 — protein MIGDAHLTPQPPREAERRPGRKQISPSRKCSKMAAVMALAVLRRQMTRSPQWAYAGPAPIRAVRRSVFGFSVRSGMVCRPRRCCSSTAETAAAKAEDDDSFLQWFLLLIPATAFGLGTWQVQRRKWKLKVIAELESRVMAEPIPLPADPMELKDLEYRPVKVRGHFDHSKELYIMPRTMVDPVREAREAGRMSSSTESGAHVVTPLHCSDLGVTILVNRGFVPRKKVNPETRQKGQVLGEVDLVGIVRLTENRKPFVPENNPEKNHWYYRDLEAMAKITGADPIFIDADFQSTTPGGPIGGQTRVTLRNEHMQYIITWYGLCAATLYLWFQKFVRRAPGV, from the exons ATGATCGGAGATGCCCATCTGACGCCGCAGCCACCACGTGAGGCAGAGCGCCGTCCCGGAAGGAAGCAGATTTCTCCGTCCCGGAAGTGTTCAAAGATGGCTGCTGTGATGGCTTTGGCTGTGCTACGGCGACAGATGACGCGCTCGCCGCAATGGGCCTACGCGGGGCCG GCCCCGATCCGTGCTGTCAGGAGGAGCGTCTTTGGGTTTTCTGTCCGCTCAG GGATGGTCTGTAGGCCACGCAGGTGTTGCAGTTCTACTGCAGAAACAGCCGCCGCTAAAGCAGAGGACGACGACTCTTTTCTCCAGTGGTTCCTGCTTTTAATCCCTGCTACTGCTTTTGGCCTGGGGACTTGGCAG GTCCAGCGTCGGAAATGGAAGCTGAAAGTTATTGCAGAATTAGAGTCTCGAGTCATGGCTGAGCCCATCCCTCTACCTGCAGA cCCAATGGAACTCAAAGACTTGGAGTATAGGCCAGTGAAGGTCAGGGGGCATTTTGATCACTCCAAAGAGCTGTACATAATGCCTCGGACCATGGTGGACCCTGTCCGAGAGGCCCGTGAGGCTGGCAGAATGTCCTCCTCAACCGAAAGTGGGGCCCATGTAGTCACTCCTCTCCATTGCTCTGACTTGGG AGTCACCATCCTGGTTAATAGAGGGTTCGTTCCCAGGAAGAAAGTGAATCCTGAGACCAGGCAGAAAGGCCAG GTTCTGGGAGAAGTAGACCTAGTTGGCATAGTGAGGCTGACAGAAAACAGGAAGCCTTTTGTTCCAGAGAATAATccagaaaaaaatcactggtATTATCGAGATCTGGAAGCTATGGCCAAGATAACAGGAGCAGACCCCATCTTCATTGATGCAGACTTCC AGAGCACGACCCCTGGAGGACCCATTGGAGGTCAGACAAGAGTAACTCTTCGGAATGAACACATGCAGTACATCATCACCTG GTATGGACTATGTGCAGCCACATTATATTTGTGGTTCCAAAAGTTTGTACGAAGAGCACCAGGTGTGTGA
- the LOC127685107 gene encoding surfeit locus protein 1 isoform X3: MGLRGAGPDPCCQEERLWVFCPLSVVNLPPGMVCRPRRCCSSTAETAAAKAEDDDSFLQWFLLLIPATAFGLGTWQVQRRKWKLKVIAELESRVMAEPIPLPADPMELKDLEYRPVKVRGHFDHSKELYIMPRTMVDPVREAREAGRMSSSTESGAHVVTPLHCSDLGVTILVNRGFVPRKKVNPETRQKGQVLGEVDLVGIVRLTENRKPFVPENNPEKNHWYYRDLEAMAKITGADPIFIDADFQSTTPGGPIGGQTRVTLRNEHMQYIITWYGLCAATLYLWFQKFVRRAPGV, translated from the exons ATGGGCCTACGCGGGGCCG GCCCCGATCCGTGCTGTCAGGAGGAGCGTCTTTGGGTTTTCTGTCCGCTCAG TGTTGTAAACCTCCCTCCAGGGATGGTCTGTAGGCCACGCAGGTGTTGCAGTTCTACTGCAGAAACAGCCGCCGCTAAAGCAGAGGACGACGACTCTTTTCTCCAGTGGTTCCTGCTTTTAATCCCTGCTACTGCTTTTGGCCTGGGGACTTGGCAG GTCCAGCGTCGGAAATGGAAGCTGAAAGTTATTGCAGAATTAGAGTCTCGAGTCATGGCTGAGCCCATCCCTCTACCTGCAGA cCCAATGGAACTCAAAGACTTGGAGTATAGGCCAGTGAAGGTCAGGGGGCATTTTGATCACTCCAAAGAGCTGTACATAATGCCTCGGACCATGGTGGACCCTGTCCGAGAGGCCCGTGAGGCTGGCAGAATGTCCTCCTCAACCGAAAGTGGGGCCCATGTAGTCACTCCTCTCCATTGCTCTGACTTGGG AGTCACCATCCTGGTTAATAGAGGGTTCGTTCCCAGGAAGAAAGTGAATCCTGAGACCAGGCAGAAAGGCCAG GTTCTGGGAGAAGTAGACCTAGTTGGCATAGTGAGGCTGACAGAAAACAGGAAGCCTTTTGTTCCAGAGAATAATccagaaaaaaatcactggtATTATCGAGATCTGGAAGCTATGGCCAAGATAACAGGAGCAGACCCCATCTTCATTGATGCAGACTTCC AGAGCACGACCCCTGGAGGACCCATTGGAGGTCAGACAAGAGTAACTCTTCGGAATGAACACATGCAGTACATCATCACCTG GTATGGACTATGTGCAGCCACATTATATTTGTGGTTCCAAAAGTTTGTACGAAGAGCACCAGGTGTGTGA
- the LOC127685107 gene encoding surfeit locus protein 1 isoform X5: MVCRPRRCCSSTAETAAAKAEDDDSFLQWFLLLIPATAFGLGTWQVQRRKWKLKVIAELESRVMAEPIPLPADPMELKDLEYRPVKVRGHFDHSKELYIMPRTMVDPVREAREAGRMSSSTESGAHVVTPLHCSDLGVTILVNRGFVPRKKVNPETRQKGQVLGEVDLVGIVRLTENRKPFVPENNPEKNHWYYRDLEAMAKITGADPIFIDADFQSTTPGGPIGGQTRVTLRNEHMQYIITWYGLCAATLYLWFQKFVRRAPGV; the protein is encoded by the exons ATGGTCTGTAGGCCACGCAGGTGTTGCAGTTCTACTGCAGAAACAGCCGCCGCTAAAGCAGAGGACGACGACTCTTTTCTCCAGTGGTTCCTGCTTTTAATCCCTGCTACTGCTTTTGGCCTGGGGACTTGGCAG GTCCAGCGTCGGAAATGGAAGCTGAAAGTTATTGCAGAATTAGAGTCTCGAGTCATGGCTGAGCCCATCCCTCTACCTGCAGA cCCAATGGAACTCAAAGACTTGGAGTATAGGCCAGTGAAGGTCAGGGGGCATTTTGATCACTCCAAAGAGCTGTACATAATGCCTCGGACCATGGTGGACCCTGTCCGAGAGGCCCGTGAGGCTGGCAGAATGTCCTCCTCAACCGAAAGTGGGGCCCATGTAGTCACTCCTCTCCATTGCTCTGACTTGGG AGTCACCATCCTGGTTAATAGAGGGTTCGTTCCCAGGAAGAAAGTGAATCCTGAGACCAGGCAGAAAGGCCAG GTTCTGGGAGAAGTAGACCTAGTTGGCATAGTGAGGCTGACAGAAAACAGGAAGCCTTTTGTTCCAGAGAATAATccagaaaaaaatcactggtATTATCGAGATCTGGAAGCTATGGCCAAGATAACAGGAGCAGACCCCATCTTCATTGATGCAGACTTCC AGAGCACGACCCCTGGAGGACCCATTGGAGGTCAGACAAGAGTAACTCTTCGGAATGAACACATGCAGTACATCATCACCTG GTATGGACTATGTGCAGCCACATTATATTTGTGGTTCCAAAAGTTTGTACGAAGAGCACCAGGTGTGTGA
- the LOC127685107 gene encoding surfeit locus protein 1 isoform X2 gives MIGDAHLTPQPPREAERRPGRKQISPSRKCSKMAAVMALAVLRRQMTRSPQWAYAGPAPIRAVRRSVFGFSVRSGMVCRPRRCCSSTAETAAAKAEDDDSFLQWFLLLIPATAFGLGTWQVQRRKWKLKVIAELESRVMAEPIPLPADPMELKDLEYRPVKVRGHFDHSKELYIMPRTMVDPVREAREAGRMSSSTESGAHVVTPLHCSDLGVTILVNRGFVPRKKVNPETRQKGQVLGEVDLVGIVRLTENRKPFVPENNPEKNHWYYRDLEAMAKITGADPIFIDADFRMLWSACYWMRARPLEDPLEVRQE, from the exons ATGATCGGAGATGCCCATCTGACGCCGCAGCCACCACGTGAGGCAGAGCGCCGTCCCGGAAGGAAGCAGATTTCTCCGTCCCGGAAGTGTTCAAAGATGGCTGCTGTGATGGCTTTGGCTGTGCTACGGCGACAGATGACGCGCTCGCCGCAATGGGCCTACGCGGGGCCG GCCCCGATCCGTGCTGTCAGGAGGAGCGTCTTTGGGTTTTCTGTCCGCTCAG GGATGGTCTGTAGGCCACGCAGGTGTTGCAGTTCTACTGCAGAAACAGCCGCCGCTAAAGCAGAGGACGACGACTCTTTTCTCCAGTGGTTCCTGCTTTTAATCCCTGCTACTGCTTTTGGCCTGGGGACTTGGCAG GTCCAGCGTCGGAAATGGAAGCTGAAAGTTATTGCAGAATTAGAGTCTCGAGTCATGGCTGAGCCCATCCCTCTACCTGCAGA cCCAATGGAACTCAAAGACTTGGAGTATAGGCCAGTGAAGGTCAGGGGGCATTTTGATCACTCCAAAGAGCTGTACATAATGCCTCGGACCATGGTGGACCCTGTCCGAGAGGCCCGTGAGGCTGGCAGAATGTCCTCCTCAACCGAAAGTGGGGCCCATGTAGTCACTCCTCTCCATTGCTCTGACTTGGG AGTCACCATCCTGGTTAATAGAGGGTTCGTTCCCAGGAAGAAAGTGAATCCTGAGACCAGGCAGAAAGGCCAG GTTCTGGGAGAAGTAGACCTAGTTGGCATAGTGAGGCTGACAGAAAACAGGAAGCCTTTTGTTCCAGAGAATAATccagaaaaaaatcactggtATTATCGAGATCTGGAAGCTATGGCCAAGATAACAGGAGCAGACCCCATCTTCATTGATGCAGACTTCCGTATGTTGTGGTCAGCTTGCTATTGGATG AGAGCACGACCCCTGGAGGACCCATTGGAGGTCAGACAAGAGTAA
- the Surf2 gene encoding surfeit locus protein 2 isoform X2, which produces MDEPSSDVLAFLRQHPSLRLLPDTNKVRCSLTGHELPCRLSELQVYTRGKKYQRLSSAFSNFDYTAFEPHIVPSTKNRHQLFCKLTLRHINKSPEHVLRHTQGRRYQRALHQYEECQKQGVEYVPACLLHKRKRREDPMNGDELPGQRTGFWEPTSSDEGGALSDDSMTDLYPPELFTKRELGKPENSDTPEDFLTDQLDEEPKNSEENNKERGEANVGHRRGRKLRKQLTSVTKKFKSHHHKPKNFSSFKQLGR; this is translated from the exons ATGGACGAACCGAGCTCTGATGTGCTTGCATTCCTGCGCCAGCATCCCAGCTTGAGACTGCTGCCGGACACAAACAAG GTTCGCTGCTCCCTAACTGGCCATGAGCTGCCCTGTCGCCTGTCGGAACTCCAGGTCTACACCCGCGGCAAGAAGTACCAGCGGCTGTCAAGTGCCTTCTCTAACTTCGATTACACAGCATTTGAGCCACACATTGTGCCCAGCACAAAGAATCG GCACCAACTGTTCTGCAAACTCACCCTGAGGCACATCAACAAGTCCCCAGAACATGTGCTGAGGCACACCCAGGGCCGGAGGTATCAAAGAGCTCTTCATCAAT ATGAAGAATGTCAGAAACAAGGTGTGGAGTATGTTCCTGCCTGCCTTCTacacaagaggaagaggagggaggaccCGATGAATGGTGACGAACTCCCAGGCCAGAGAACAGGTTTCTGGGAGCCAACTTCCAGTGACGAGGGAGGCGCCTTAAGTGACGACAGCATGACAGACCTATATCCAC CTGAGCTGTTCACTAAGAGGGAACTGGGCAAACCTGAGAATAGTGACACTCCTGAAGACTTCCTGACAGACCAACTGGATGAGGAGCCAAAGAATTcagaagagaacaacaaagagagaggagaggccaaCGTGGGCCACAGGAGGGGCCGTAAGCTGAGGAAG CAGCTCACCTCCGTGACCAAGAAGTTCAAGAGCCATCATCACAAGCCCAAGAACTTCAGTTCCTTTAAGCAGCTGGGGAGATGA
- the Surf2 gene encoding surfeit locus protein 2 isoform X1, which produces MDEPSSDVLAFLRQHPSLRLLPDTNKVRCSLTGHELPCRLSELQVYTRGKKYQRLSSAFSNFDYTAFEPHIVPSTKNRHQLFCKLTLRHINKSPEHVLRHTQGRRYQRALHQYEECQKQGVEYVPACLLHKRKRREDPMNGDELPGQRTGFWEPTSSDEGGALSDDSMTDLYPPELFTKRELGKPENSDTPEDFLTDQLDEEPKNSEENNKERGEANVGHRRGRKLRKKQLTSVTKKFKSHHHKPKNFSSFKQLGR; this is translated from the exons ATGGACGAACCGAGCTCTGATGTGCTTGCATTCCTGCGCCAGCATCCCAGCTTGAGACTGCTGCCGGACACAAACAAG GTTCGCTGCTCCCTAACTGGCCATGAGCTGCCCTGTCGCCTGTCGGAACTCCAGGTCTACACCCGCGGCAAGAAGTACCAGCGGCTGTCAAGTGCCTTCTCTAACTTCGATTACACAGCATTTGAGCCACACATTGTGCCCAGCACAAAGAATCG GCACCAACTGTTCTGCAAACTCACCCTGAGGCACATCAACAAGTCCCCAGAACATGTGCTGAGGCACACCCAGGGCCGGAGGTATCAAAGAGCTCTTCATCAAT ATGAAGAATGTCAGAAACAAGGTGTGGAGTATGTTCCTGCCTGCCTTCTacacaagaggaagaggagggaggaccCGATGAATGGTGACGAACTCCCAGGCCAGAGAACAGGTTTCTGGGAGCCAACTTCCAGTGACGAGGGAGGCGCCTTAAGTGACGACAGCATGACAGACCTATATCCAC CTGAGCTGTTCACTAAGAGGGAACTGGGCAAACCTGAGAATAGTGACACTCCTGAAGACTTCCTGACAGACCAACTGGATGAGGAGCCAAAGAATTcagaagagaacaacaaagagagaggagaggccaaCGTGGGCCACAGGAGGGGCCGTAAGCTGAGGAAG AAGCAGCTCACCTCCGTGACCAAGAAGTTCAAGAGCCATCATCACAAGCCCAAGAACTTCAGTTCCTTTAAGCAGCTGGGGAGATGA
- the Surf4 gene encoding surfeit locus protein 4, translating to MGQNDLMGTAEDFADQFLRVTKQYLPHVARLCLISTFLEDGIRMWFQWSEQRDYIDSTWSCGYLLASSFVFLNLLGQLTGCVLVLSRNFVQYACFGLFGIIALQTIAYSILWDLKFLMRNLALGGGLLLLLAESRSEGKSMFAGVPTMRESSPKQYMQLGGRVLLVLMFMTLLHFDASFFSIVQNIVGTALMILVAIGFKTKLAALTLVVWLFAINVYFNAFWTIPVYKPMHDFLKYDFFQTMSVIGGLLLVVALGPGGVSMDEKKKEW from the exons ATGGGACAGAACGACCTGATGGGCACGGCCGAGGACTTCGCCGACCAG TTCCTAAGAGTCACCAAGCAGTACCTGCCTCATGTGGCACGCCTCTGCCTGATTAGCACCTTCCTGGAGGATGGCATCCGCATGTGGTTCCAGTGGAGTGAGCAGCGTGACTATATTGACAGCACCTGGAGCTGTGGCTACCTGTTGGCCTCATCCTTCGTGTTCCTCAACCTGCTGGGACAGTTGA CTGGCTGTGTTTTGGTGCTGAGCAGGAACTTCGTGCAGTATGCCTGCTTTGGGCTGTTTGGAATCATCGCACTGCAG aCAATTGCCTACAGCATTTTGTGGGACCTGAAGTTTCTGATGAG GAACCTGGCTTTAGGAGGAGGTTTGCTGCTGCTTTTGGCAGAATCCCGCTCAGAAGGGAAGAGCATGTTTGCTGGTGTCCCAACCATGCGTGAGAGCTCCCCCAAGCAGTACATGCAGCTTGGAGGAAGGGTCCTGCTGGTCCTGATGTTCATGACCCTCCTTCACTTTGATGCCAGCTTCTTTTCA ATTGTCCAGAACATTGTGGGCACAGCTCTGATGATCTTAGTAGCCATTGGTTTTAAAACCAAGCTGGCAGCTCTGACTCTCGTCGTCTGGCTGTTTGCCATCAACGTGTATTTCAACGCTTTCTGGACAATCCCGGTCTATAAACCCATGCATGACTTCCTGAAATATGACTTCTTCCAGACCATGTCAGTGATTGGAGGCCTGCTCCTGGTGGTGGCTCTTGGCCCAGGGGGTGTCTCCATGGACGAGAAGAAGAAAGAGTGGTAA